One part of the Pecten maximus chromosome 1, xPecMax1.1, whole genome shotgun sequence genome encodes these proteins:
- the LOC117322710 gene encoding uncharacterized protein LOC117322710 — MAKRPGIFVAVVVLTFLGFFFQTAGLALPWWFVVNDIVYLGVWFLAFCWGGNIGSGNCTTITFSAADQASQPGSEVAGQWFYIIFQICTTAGVGTVLLCLVGLLIGVCCSCCKSKCAYVFCCVGLFLSALLVCPALALFGLAYVYLGSYILETLSPTTFPYSALASGLGCFITFVAGITLAIALCSWNTYMRDDEDNDYPGTPMTQTGYTDGYNSSRQGNDKQGYRQQGYDNQGYPQQGYEKKSQHHQYAQPNNMYRPVASKRY, encoded by the exons ATGGCAAAGCGACCAGGAATTTTTGTAGCCGTGGTCGTCTTAACGTTCCTGGGATTTTTCTTCCAGACGGCGGGATTGGCATTGCCCTGGTGGTTTGTGGTAAACGATATAGTGTATTTGGGAGTATGGTTCCTCGCCTTCTGCTGGGGTGGAAACATCGGATCAGGCAACTGTACGACCATTACTTTTAGTGCGGCAGATCAGGCTTCCCAGCCGGGCAGTGAAGTAG CTGGCCAGTGGTTTTACATCATATTCCAGATCTGTACGACGGCAGGTGTTGGGACAGTGTTGCTGTGTTTGGTCGGTCTCCTGATTGGTGTTTGTTGTTCCTGCTGTAAAAGCAAATGTGCCTACGTCTTCTGTTGTGTGGGCCTCTTTTTGTCGG ccCTTCTGGTGTGTCCTGCTCTAGCACTGTTTGGTCTGGCATATGTTTACCTTGGTAGCTACATTTTGGAGACATTATCGCCGACGACTTTCCCATATTCCGCCTTAGCTTCTGGTTTGGGATGTTTCATCACATTTGTGGCCGGCATCACACTTGCCATTGCACTGTGTTCCTGGAACACTTACATGAGGGACGATGAGGATAATGATTACCCGGGTACGCCAATGACACAAACTGGGTATACAGATGGCTACAATAGTAGCAgacagggtaacgacaaacagGGCTACCGACAACAAGGCTACGACAACCAGGGCTACCCACAACAAGGCTACGAAAAGAAATCACAACATCACCAGTACGCCCAGCCAAACAATATGTACAGACCTGTGGCATCGAAGCGCTACTGA